The Klebsiella sp. RIT-PI-d genomic sequence TTCAATGCTGGCAAAACGGATAATCCCCTGCCTCGATGTACGTGAAGGCCAGGTGGTAAAAGGTGTGCAGTTCCGCAATCATGAAATTATTGGCGATATCGTTCCGCTGGCTCAGCGCTACGCGGCTGAAGGCGCAGACGAACTGGTGTTCTACGATATCACCGCCTCAAGCGACGGCCGCGTAGTCGACAAAAGCTGGGTTTCACGCGTGGCGGAGGTGATCGATATTCCCTTCTGTGTCGCAGGTGGGATCAAATCGGTTGATGACGCGGCGCAAATTCTTTCATTTGGCGCGGATAAAATTTCTGTCAACTCTCCTGCTCTGGCCGATCCTGAGCTGATCACCCGCCTGGCCGATCGCTTTGGCGTTCAGTGCATCGTGGTCGGCATCGATACCTGGTTTGATGAGCACACCGGTAAATATCACGTCAATCAATATACCGGCGATGAATCGCGCACCCGTGTCACCACCTGGGAAACGCTGGACTGGGTACAGGAAGTCCAGAAACGGGGCGCGGGCGAAATCGTTCTGAATATGATGAATCAGGATGGCGTCCGTAACGGCTATGATATTGAGCAATTAAAAAAAGTGCGCGACGTCTGCCATGTTCCCCTCATCGCCTCCGGCGGCGCGGGAACAATGGAGCATTTTCATGAGGTCTTCCGCGACGCTGACGTAGACGGCGCACTGGCCGCCTCCGTTTTTCACAAACAAATTATTAATATTGGTGAATTAAAAGCGTTTCTGATTACCCAGGGCGTGGAGATACGAGTATGTTAACTGAGCAACAACGCGGGCAGCTGGACTGGCAAAAAACTGACGGGCTGCTGCCGGTAGTCATCCAGCATGCGGTATCCGGCGAGGTGTTAATGCTGGGCTATATGGATCAGGACGCGCTGGCGAAAACCGAAGAAACCGGCAACGTCACCTTCTTCTCGCGCACGAAGCAGCGCTTATGGACCAAGGGCGAAACCTCCGGCCATTTCCTGAACGTGGTGAGTATCACGCCGGATTGCGATAACGATACCTTGCTGGTGCTGGTCAATCCGATTGGGCCGACCTGCCATAAAGGCACGTCCAGCTGCTTTGGCGAGGCCAGCCACCAGTGGCTGTTCCTGTATCAGCTTGAGCAGTTGCTGGCAGAGAGAAAAACTGCCGATCCGGCCAGCTCTTATACCGCCAAACTGTATGCCAGCGGCACGAAGCGTATTGCGCAAAAGGTTGGAGAAGAAGGGGTGGAAACGGCACTGGCCGCGACGGTGCATGACCGTGAAGAACTGACAAACGAGGCGTCGGATTTGATGTATCACCTGCTGGTGCTGCTACAGGATCAGGAGCTGGATTTAACGGCGGTGATTGAGAATTTGCGGGCACGGCATCAGTAAAAATACAGCGGTCAACATAATTTATGTTGACCGCCAGCGCGTTACCGGTTCATTTGCGTATAAAAATAACGTTTACGGTAAAACTGATCGATATGTTTTCTCAGTTTACCGGCTTTATCAAACTCAATGCCATTAGTTTTAATAAACATTAGCAGGTAGAAGATGATAACGACGCTCGTCTCTGCCCTTGCCATTATCGCCTCCGTAAATCCATAACAGATTAGCGAAAAGA encodes the following:
- the hisF gene encoding imidazole glycerol phosphate synthase subunit HisF translates to MLAKRIIPCLDVREGQVVKGVQFRNHEIIGDIVPLAQRYAAEGADELVFYDITASSDGRVVDKSWVSRVAEVIDIPFCVAGGIKSVDDAAQILSFGADKISVNSPALADPELITRLADRFGVQCIVVGIDTWFDEHTGKYHVNQYTGDESRTRVTTWETLDWVQEVQKRGAGEIVLNMMNQDGVRNGYDIEQLKKVRDVCHVPLIASGGAGTMEHFHEVFRDADVDGALAASVFHKQIINIGELKAFLITQGVEIRVC
- the hisIE gene encoding bifunctional phosphoribosyl-AMP cyclohydrolase/phosphoribosyl-ATP diphosphatase HisIE → MLTEQQRGQLDWQKTDGLLPVVIQHAVSGEVLMLGYMDQDALAKTEETGNVTFFSRTKQRLWTKGETSGHFLNVVSITPDCDNDTLLVLVNPIGPTCHKGTSSCFGEASHQWLFLYQLEQLLAERKTADPASSYTAKLYASGTKRIAQKVGEEGVETALAATVHDREELTNEASDLMYHLLVLLQDQELDLTAVIENLRARHQ